One Massilia sp. 9096 genomic window carries:
- a CDS encoding glycerate kinase, which produces MKIVIAPDSFKESLSALQVAAAIEAGMREVWPDAEYLKVPVADGGEGTVQALIDATGGRRAAVRVTGPLGEPVDAFYGLVDDRDGGEGLLAVIEMAAASGLESVPPARRDPLVTTTRGTGELILHALDAGARRFVLGVGGSATNDGGAGMLQALGVRLLDGGGGEIGAGGGALAQLARIDASALDARVRDSDFQVASDVANPLVGPNGASAIFGPQKGATPEVVAQLDANLRRYAAIVERDLGQDVAEVPGAGAGGGIAAAMMVFLNGRMRPGVEIVTEAVGLAGALAGADLVVTGEGRIDGQTVNGKTPMGVARVAARHGVPVIGIAGSLAADAGAVHAHGIEAVSAAVTRPCSVAEALAAGEENLRHAARNVAALLRLGGRLGR; this is translated from the coding sequence ATGAAAATCGTCATCGCGCCCGATTCGTTCAAGGAGAGCCTGTCGGCGCTGCAGGTCGCCGCCGCGATCGAGGCCGGCATGCGTGAAGTGTGGCCCGACGCCGAGTACCTGAAAGTGCCGGTCGCCGACGGCGGCGAAGGCACGGTACAGGCGCTGATCGACGCCACCGGCGGGCGCCGCGCCGCGGTGCGCGTGACCGGGCCGCTGGGCGAGCCGGTCGACGCCTTCTACGGCCTGGTCGACGACCGCGACGGCGGCGAAGGCCTGCTGGCGGTGATCGAGATGGCCGCCGCCAGCGGCCTGGAAAGCGTGCCGCCGGCGCGCCGCGATCCGCTCGTGACGACCACGCGCGGCACCGGCGAACTGATCCTGCATGCATTGGACGCCGGCGCGCGCCGCTTCGTGCTCGGCGTGGGCGGCAGCGCCACCAACGACGGCGGGGCCGGCATGCTGCAGGCGCTCGGGGTGCGCCTGCTGGACGGCGGCGGCGGCGAGATCGGAGCGGGCGGCGGCGCACTGGCGCAGCTGGCGCGCATCGACGCCTCGGCGCTGGACGCGCGCGTGCGCGACAGCGACTTCCAGGTCGCCAGCGATGTCGCCAATCCGCTGGTCGGCCCGAACGGCGCCTCGGCCATCTTCGGCCCGCAAAAGGGCGCCACGCCCGAGGTGGTGGCGCAGCTCGACGCGAACCTGCGCCGCTACGCCGCGATCGTCGAGCGCGACCTGGGCCAGGACGTGGCCGAGGTGCCGGGCGCCGGCGCCGGCGGCGGTATCGCGGCGGCGATGATGGTATTCCTGAACGGTCGCATGCGCCCGGGCGTGGAGATCGTCACCGAGGCGGTCGGGCTGGCCGGCGCGCTGGCCGGGGCGGACCTGGTGGTGACGGGCGAAGGCCGCATCGACGGCCAGACCGTCAACGGCAAGACGCCGATGGGCGTGGCGCGCGTGGCGGCGCGCCACGGCGTGCCCGTGATCGGCATCGCCGGCTCGCTGGCGGCGGACGCCGGCGCGGTCCATGCGCACGGCATCGAGGCGGTCAGCGCGGCGGTGACGCGGCCGTGCAGCGTCGCCGAAGCGCTGGCGGCGGGCGAGGAAAACCTGCGCCATGCGGCGCGCAACGTCGCCGCCTTGCTGCGCCTGGGCGGGCGGCTGGGGCGCTGA
- a CDS encoding SGNH/GDSL hydrolase family protein: MSTQSYDPAQAARRAFLRTGPAAAAALALAPAASHASPGPLEAWFATWGAAPAGPPASSGMLALCNQTLRLIVHASAGGSRVRVRLSNEMGATPLRIGAAGIGLRSGGASLVAGSARGLLFSNRASAVIPPGAALLSDPVDLDFPAFADLAISLYLPDNVQATTTHDMAQTYCYVSSAGNFATAPALPVQSTIQSWPFLAEVDVAANAAGADSGGASVVALGDSITDGARSSGNLNRRWPDYLAQRLQWARPAGSMPIGVVNRGICGNCMLTEYASALIAGHSAAARFDRDVLATAGVRWLALLIGINDIVYSPAFSPIPAADMTVGYLQLVARARTRGIAVLGATLTPFEGLSYYLPAREAVRSQVNDWIRNSGSFDAVADFDLALRDPNQPTRLNPAYDSGDHLHPNDAGYAALAQAVPLSFFST, from the coding sequence ATGTCGACGCAATCATACGACCCCGCGCAAGCCGCCCGGCGCGCGTTCCTGCGCACCGGCCCGGCGGCGGCAGCGGCCCTCGCGCTGGCGCCGGCCGCCTCGCATGCCAGCCCGGGTCCGCTCGAGGCCTGGTTCGCAACCTGGGGCGCGGCCCCGGCCGGTCCGCCGGCCTCGTCCGGCATGCTGGCCTTGTGCAACCAGACGCTGCGCCTGATCGTCCACGCCAGCGCCGGCGGCAGCCGCGTGCGCGTGCGGCTGAGCAACGAGATGGGCGCCACACCGCTTCGGATCGGCGCCGCCGGGATCGGCCTGCGTTCGGGCGGCGCCAGCCTGGTCGCCGGCAGCGCGCGCGGCCTGCTGTTTTCAAACCGCGCGAGCGCCGTGATTCCGCCCGGCGCCGCCCTGCTGTCCGATCCGGTCGACCTGGACTTCCCGGCCTTCGCCGACCTCGCCATCAGCCTGTACCTGCCGGACAACGTGCAAGCCACGACCACGCACGACATGGCGCAAACCTATTGCTACGTGTCCAGCGCGGGCAACTTCGCCACGGCGCCGGCGCTGCCGGTGCAGAGCACCATCCAGTCCTGGCCCTTCCTGGCCGAGGTCGACGTCGCCGCCAATGCCGCCGGGGCTGACAGCGGCGGCGCCAGCGTCGTCGCGCTGGGCGATTCGATCACCGACGGTGCGCGCAGCAGCGGCAACCTCAACCGCCGCTGGCCGGATTACCTGGCCCAGCGCCTGCAGTGGGCGCGCCCGGCCGGCAGCATGCCGATCGGCGTGGTCAACCGCGGCATCTGCGGCAACTGCATGCTGACGGAATACGCCAGCGCACTGATCGCCGGGCACTCGGCGGCGGCGCGCTTCGACCGCGACGTGCTGGCCACGGCCGGGGTGCGCTGGCTGGCACTACTGATCGGCATCAACGACATCGTCTACAGTCCTGCGTTCAGCCCGATTCCGGCGGCGGACATGACGGTCGGCTATCTGCAACTGGTCGCACGCGCACGCACGCGCGGGATCGCCGTGCTGGGCGCCACGCTGACGCCGTTCGAAGGCCTGTCCTACTACCTGCCGGCGCGCGAAGCGGTGCGCAGCCAGGTCAACGACTGGATTCGCAACAGCGGCAGCTTCGACGCGGTCGCCGACTTCGACCTGGCGCTGCGCGATCCGAACCAGCCGACGCGCCTGAACCCGGCCTACGACAGCGGCGACCACCTGCATCCGAACGACGCCGGCTACGCCGCGCTGGCGCAAGCGGTGCCCTTGTCGTTCTTCTCGACCTGA
- a CDS encoding acyltransferase: MTTPTPSAGFADSKRHYPILDGLRGVAALMVVVFHLFEAHADNNRFTQHINHGYLAVDFFFVLSGFVIGYAYDDRWRSMSTMDFFKRRLIRLHPMIVAGMLVGALMFYFEDSHAVFPLIHDTPLWLLVVMTLIGMTLIPVGPAFDIRGWSEMHPLNGPAWSLFYEYVANILYALVVRRFSNLLLGLCVFVAGAALVHYLVAGPTGDVIGGWSLEADQVPIGFMRLLYPFFAGLLLSRAVAPGRIKHAFPLCSLIVVAVLAWPRVGGPESLWMNGLYESLCIVVVFPLVVWLGASGSLGPSSTPGAAARLCGFLGGLSYPLYITHYPFIYAYTAWVRNHDVPLAEGLPVMAAAFAAAVLLAWLFLHFYDIPVRAWLTRRGMRRPLERKPAEVPGRAS, from the coding sequence GTGACAACACCCACCCCGTCCGCAGGCTTCGCGGACAGCAAACGCCATTACCCGATTCTGGACGGCCTGCGCGGCGTGGCCGCACTGATGGTCGTGGTCTTCCACCTGTTCGAAGCGCACGCCGACAACAACCGCTTCACCCAGCACATCAACCATGGCTACCTGGCCGTCGACTTCTTTTTCGTGCTGTCCGGCTTCGTGATCGGCTACGCCTACGACGACCGCTGGCGCAGCATGTCGACCATGGATTTCTTCAAGCGCCGCCTGATCCGCCTGCATCCGATGATCGTCGCCGGCATGCTGGTCGGCGCGCTGATGTTCTATTTCGAGGACAGCCATGCGGTGTTCCCGCTGATCCACGACACGCCGCTATGGCTGCTGGTCGTGATGACGCTGATCGGCATGACCCTGATCCCGGTAGGGCCGGCGTTCGACATCCGCGGCTGGAGCGAGATGCACCCGCTGAACGGGCCGGCCTGGTCGCTGTTCTACGAATACGTCGCCAACATCCTGTATGCGCTGGTGGTGCGGCGCTTCTCCAACCTGCTGCTGGGGCTGTGCGTGTTCGTGGCCGGCGCCGCGCTGGTGCATTACCTGGTCGCCGGGCCGACCGGCGACGTGATCGGCGGCTGGTCGCTCGAGGCGGACCAGGTGCCGATCGGCTTCATGCGCCTGCTCTACCCCTTCTTTGCCGGCCTGCTGCTGTCGCGCGCCGTCGCGCCCGGGCGCATCAAGCATGCCTTCCCCCTGTGCAGCCTGATCGTGGTGGCGGTGCTGGCCTGGCCGCGCGTGGGCGGGCCGGAGTCGCTGTGGATGAACGGCCTGTACGAATCGCTGTGCATCGTGGTCGTGTTCCCGCTGGTGGTCTGGCTCGGCGCCAGCGGTTCGCTCGGACCGTCGTCGACACCCGGCGCGGCGGCGCGCCTGTGCGGCTTCCTGGGCGGCCTGTCCTATCCGCTCTATATCACGCATTACCCTTTCATCTACGCCTACACGGCCTGGGTGCGCAACCACGACGTGCCACTGGCCGAGGGCTTGCCGGTGATGGCGGCGGCGTTCGCGGCGGCGGTGCTGCTGGCCTGGCTGTTCCTGCACTTCTACGACATCCCGGTGCGCGCCTGGCTGACCCGGCGCGGCATGCGCCGGCCGCTCGAGCGCAAGCCCGCCGAAGTCCCGGGCCGGGCCAGCTGA
- a CDS encoding ThuA domain-containing protein → MNPRFRMAGLALATVLAAALGGAHAQDAKPLPAFKGSWPGAPKPQEWTPAVVSMPPASAVPASPQRGGRGPQMHHVLVLGGTHGWHHDSIPSGMAAVFNWGRATHLWESELRTEFSLVNGGGGKPMNSGFQPQGLHDFDAIVVVSATGDWGLDASQKAALLDYVRGGGGLVVMHGGLDGNHGWKEYIDMIGGEFVAHPFNTSTWPLFPFPLLNENPNTPMTSNLPHQFIKQDEIYVVRNFSREDTDVLLSIDRDAFDMRPSQIWLPPDHDVPVAWIKNYGKGRVFASSIGHASEAFDDPDVARMYTQAIEWAMHLVGPEPRPHKR, encoded by the coding sequence ATGAATCCACGTTTTCGCATGGCCGGCCTGGCGCTGGCAACCGTGCTGGCCGCTGCGCTCGGAGGCGCGCACGCCCAGGATGCCAAGCCGCTGCCGGCCTTCAAGGGCAGTTGGCCGGGCGCGCCCAAGCCGCAGGAATGGACCCCGGCGGTGGTGTCGATGCCGCCCGCCAGCGCGGTGCCGGCCTCGCCCCAGCGCGGCGGCCGCGGCCCGCAGATGCACCACGTGCTGGTCCTGGGCGGCACGCACGGCTGGCACCACGACTCGATCCCGAGCGGGATGGCGGCGGTGTTCAACTGGGGCCGCGCCACCCACCTGTGGGAAAGCGAACTGCGCACCGAGTTCAGCCTGGTCAATGGCGGCGGCGGCAAGCCGATGAACTCGGGCTTCCAGCCGCAGGGCCTGCACGACTTCGACGCCATCGTCGTGGTCAGCGCGACCGGCGACTGGGGCCTGGACGCGAGCCAGAAGGCGGCGCTGCTCGATTACGTGCGCGGCGGCGGCGGCCTGGTCGTGATGCATGGCGGCCTGGACGGCAACCATGGCTGGAAGGAGTACATCGACATGATCGGCGGCGAATTCGTCGCGCACCCGTTCAACACCAGCACCTGGCCGCTGTTCCCGTTCCCGCTGCTGAACGAAAACCCGAACACGCCGATGACGTCAAACCTGCCGCACCAGTTCATCAAGCAGGACGAGATCTACGTGGTGCGCAACTTCTCGCGCGAGGACACCGACGTCCTGCTCAGCATCGACCGCGACGCCTTCGACATGCGCCCGTCCCAGATCTGGCTGCCGCCGGACCACGACGTGCCGGTCGCCTGGATCAAGAATTATGGCAAGGGCAGGGTGTTCGCCTCGAGTATCGGCCACGCCAGCGAAGCGTTCGACGACCCGGACGTCGCGCGCATGTACACGCAGGCGATCGAGTGGGCGATGCACCTGGTAGGGCCGGAGCCCCGGCCGCACAAGCGCTGA